The region TGAAGTTGATAAGGGGAAGGCGTCGCTTAATGGGTTCTCTGCGATAGAGATAGCCGACACTCTTAGAGCGGCTATAGAAGGCGTGAAAGTCGGCCTGGCGCACGTTGAAAGCGAGCCTGAACCAGTGGATATAGTTGTTCGGATGCCCAAGCCGGCGAGGCTCAACTTGGAGACCCTGGGCAAAATTTGTCTTTTCTCTCGCTTTGGCCGCCCGGTTCCATTGGCGTGGGTCACACGACTGGAAGAACGGAGCCAACGTTTGCCGATCTACCACAAGAATCTGTTGCCCGTTTCCTATGTCGTTGCTGATGTCACCGACAGGCTTGGAAGCCCAGTGTACGCGATGCTAACCCTCGCAAACAAGTTGGAAAAACTTCGAACGCCCGACGGGAAATCCTTGGAGATCCTTTATACACACCCCCCACGTCTTGCTAAGGACTGGGCTCTCAAGTGGGATGGGGAATGGCAGATTACTTATGAGGTCTTCCGTGACCTGGGGCTTTCCTTTGCCGCTGTGATCATCCTTATTTTCATTCTCGTGGTTGGATGGTTTCCATCCTTTCGTATTCCTTGGATTGTTATGCTTCCCATCCCCCTATCCCTCATCGGAATTCTTCCAGCCCATTGGATGTTTGGAATGTTTTTTACTGCCACTTCAATGATAGGCTTGATTTCAGGTGCCGGCATTGTCGTTCGCAATGCCATCATTCTGGTGGACTTTATCGAATTAAAGTTGAGGGAAGGAACTTCAGTAGAAGAGGCGGTTATAGAGGCTGGTGCGATTCGCTTCCGCCCGATGCTTTTGACCGCAGCCGCGGTTTTTGTCGGTGCGTCAGTCATCCTTTTTGATCCGATTTTTCAAGGCTTAGCTCTTTCGCTGATGGCGGGTGAGGTTGCCTCAACCCTTCTTTCCCGCACGGCGGTGCCTGTGCTTTACTATGTCATTATGAAACGAGTCGTAGTTCGGGAGACAGCTTTTAGGGGTGTTTAAAGAGAGGATGATGTGGCTAGAGGATAGCAGGGTTGTTGTGTATACCTTTATGGCCTTTCGAGTCCGAAAGCCATAGGTAAGGAAAATCGGATAATGTTGCAAGTTCAAGAGATGTGGAGACAAAATGAGGAAAAATGTAGCGGGATAGTGAGGTCATCCAGAAAAAACCTTCAATAATGCTCTCGAAGTCACCTTACCAACCGATGATAGGCAAACCACCGCCTAACCAAGAGAATCCAGCCTTATCCACCACATTGACGATGACTCTCTCGTCCAATCAACCCTCACCAACCGTTCTCTCACCCCTCCTCTTACCAGCTCCAACGACAAAGGAAAAGTTCAACAAACTTGTGAGAGACGTCTTATAATTCTAACCTGCCGAAAAAGTTTATTTTGTACACAGTGCGTCGAAGACTTTTTCGAAAACGGCAGATACAATGCACTTTCAATTAACAGGATTGCGATTCGGAATCCTCCAAGCGCTCTACGCTAACTCTTACGGAAAGCTTCTGATCGCTTGCTCCCTTAAAGATCCCCCTTAAAGGAGCTACATCCCAATAATCCCTGCCAACGGCAATTTGCACGTGACTGGTGCCTTCCCAAGACTGGTTCGTCGGATCCAGGCCAATCCACTCCCCTGCGGGACTGTAAACTTGCGCCCAAGCATGACTTGCGACCGACAGGTTGGCAAACGTACCGGGAGAAGCCCCTGCCCCCACCGGCTCAATGTAGCCTGATACATAGCGAGCCGGTAGCCCGCGCGCACGCGCAATCGCGATGAGAACATGGGCAAAATCCTGGCACACCCCCTTGCGCTTAACGAGCACCTCCTCTAGCGGAGTTGTAACGTCCGTTGCCCCCGGTTCGTAAGAAAAATGTTCTCCAATATAGTGACTAAGCTGCCAGAGAGCCTCAAAAAAGGGAACGTCGGACGGAAGAAGCTCTTCGGCTAACGCTCGGACATCGGGAAGAAAAGGGACCCGGCGGGATGGGAGCATCCACTCGTAGAGTTCCTTGCGGTTTCGGCAGAGGCTAAGCGCTTGGGAAACGGTTAGATCCTTCACCGTTACACGATCCGGGACCGGACGCGTCTCCACTTCCGAACGAGAAACCACTGTCAGCCGCTCGTGGCGAAACGGAATGGATGCAAACTCTACCCAGTTACCGAAATAATCCGTAAAAAGCTCAAGCGCCACTCGGGGATCTAGTTCGGTTCGATGCTTCCAAACGACTTGCCGGGAAGTGTTGCGGGGCCGAACGCGCAACTCCATGTAGGATTCAAGCGCGGGTCCCGAGTACACGTACTCGGTCCAATGAACAATATGAAACCTCACTGTTGCTTGTCCGATTCCACGTCCAAAGATGCCTGATGGCCAAAACAGTAGTCGTGAAGAATGGGATAGAGGGCGAGCAAGCGGTCAATCCACTCTGCTAACCAGCTTTCTTCCTCGAAGGAGGCAGACCGGTCTTCTCCCTGCAGCCCTGGATCATGCCGCCTGTCTCGACCCTTCCATTCAGCAATGTCCAAGGAGCTCCGCAGATGCCGGACGTAACGGAGCGCCACCTCCTGATTTCCAACCAGAGAATCCAAGCACAGTTCCATTTGCTTAAGACCAAAGGCAACGGACCGAGGAAATTGCGGATCATAGAGAA is a window of Candidatus Methylacidithermus pantelleriae DNA encoding:
- a CDS encoding transglutaminase family protein, which translates into the protein MRFHIVHWTEYVYSGPALESYMELRVRPRNTSRQVVWKHRTELDPRVALELFTDYFGNWVEFASIPFRHERLTVVSRSEVETRPVPDRVTVKDLTVSQALSLCRNRKELYEWMLPSRRVPFLPDVRALAEELLPSDVPFFEALWQLSHYIGEHFSYEPGATDVTTPLEEVLVKRKGVCQDFAHVLIAIARARGLPARYVSGYIEPVGAGASPGTFANLSVASHAWAQVYSPAGEWIGLDPTNQSWEGTSHVQIAVGRDYWDVAPLRGIFKGASDQKLSVRVSVERLEDSESQSC